gagtgtagcagtgaggaagaccagaggtcactctcatctccatcttggttttggcgggatttggctggcttctttactgtaACCTGTGGTATCAGCCAGGTCTTTATGACTGGTGTCTTGTAACCTCCTGGTTCATCCTgtctgtgacttagaatgcctaactgtctgggaatgcagcccagtaggtctcagccttattttacccagcccccaTTCAAAATGGAGTTGCTGGGGTTCAAACGGCTCTGACtctggtgcgatcttggttcactgcaatttTCATCTCCCAGGCCACAAGcgctcctcctacctcagctcccagaatagctggaactaaaggtgcacaccaccacacccaactaatttttgtattttttgaaatgaggtttcaccacgttgtccagtcttgaactcttgagctcaagctgtccacccacctcggcttcccaaagtgctggcattataggcatgaaccacctcacccgGCCAATGTGTAAGTCATGATTGTGTAAGCGGAACAACATTTATCCGCCCCTTGATCAGTCTAGGGGACTGAAGACTAGGGAAGTCATTTCACATTTCACTCAAGTCCTCACCCTTTTAGACTGTGCAatccaggtttttgtttttgagacccaTACTGTACTTGCAAGCTCCCCCATTCATTTGCATAGGTATTTCAAGACTGCTGTAGACCTGTGAGCTCTGCTTGATTTAACTATCAAAACCTGGTGCCAAACAAACACCACACTCCCTGAAGTCAGTCAGCTCTTTGGTTTGctcttttcttaaaggaaaaaggCTGCGACAGAGcccttttttaaaagctaaagtaATTCCCTTTGAAGTTAGGGTTTGTTTTGCCAGTATAAGGCCTTCTGAGCTCCCTAAGGCGCTGTACTTAGACTCTCCACCAAAAATGTAGCTATGAATGAATGCGGGTGAAAGTGCAGATGGGCCACTGGCATTCGAATTTAGATATTTCTGCCTTTGACTCCTTAATGGGCCAGAAAATTATTGATTCAAGGTGTTCAAGGTAGCAGATTATGTAAATGTTAGTTTAATTATATTATCTTCCTTAAACATAAAAACAGGTTAAATTGTAGTCTAGGGTGGCTTGTCCACCACAACAAACAGGGCAGCACCTTTGTTGATGAATAGCTGACATTCCACAAGGCAGAGTCACTTCTAAACCCCTTGGGAACCAGGGATACAATCTTTGATCTACGTAACTTTACATACCAATGCTAATTGGATTTTAAAGtgtctcatttatttacttatttttctgagCCAGAGTCTCGCCCTAGTCACggaggccagagtgcaatggtgggatcttggcttactgcaacctccgcctcccgagttcaagcaattctgcctcagcctgccgagtagctaggattacaggtacgcgccaccatgcctggctactttttttgtatctttagtagagacagcgtttcaccatgctggccaggctggtctcaaactcctgacctcgtgatctacccgcatcagcctcccaaattgctgggattacaggcatgagccactgtacctggctgtgTCTGACTTATTATTTCTCAACAGCAACATATTTCTTTAGTGAATGACACTATTCTAGAGTCACAAGTTAATAGGATTGAAGGCTAATTGCACTCAACGTACAGTGtgatagaggctgggcacagtgcctcacacctgtaatcccagcactttgggaggctgagcttggCCAATCACTAGAGTTTAGGAGTTTgtgaccatcctgggcaacagattgaaaccctatctctatgaaaacatataaaaattagctgagattgcaccacggcactccagcctgggttacagagggagaccctgtctcaaaaagaaaaaaaggccagccatggtggtttatgcctgtaatcccagcactttgtgaggccaggagttccagatcagcctgggcagcacagtggaaacccttgtctctacaaaaaatacaaaaatttagctgggcatggtagcttatgcttgtagttccagctacttcggtggctgaggcaggaagattgcttcagcccaggaggtggaggttacaatgagccaagatcacaccactgcactccaaccagggtgaCACAGTTTTGtttcatctcaacaaaacaaaacaaatacaatatgATGGCATTTTCGATTTGTAAGGGTACTTCCTGCCTTTCCCTGAGGCTACTTCCTACCCTTCAAGTGCCCTCACTGCCATACTGACTCCCTCCTCACCAAGCTCCGCCCTTTCCTCTCTTGCtttttttagctggagtctccctctgtcacccaggctgaagtgtaatggcgagatctcagctcactgcaacctccacctctccagttcaagagattcccctgccacagtctccccagtatctgggattacaggcatgtgccactacacctggctaatttttgtatttttagtagagacagggttttgccatttggccaggctggtcttgaactccttacctcaggtgattcacccacctcggcctcccaaagtgctgggataacaggcatgagttactgcgTCGGGGCTGGTCTCTCTTGCTTCTTgcgtctcctttttttttttttttttgagacagtttcgctcttgttacccaggctggagtgcaatggcgcgatctcggctcaccgccacctctacctcctgggttcaggcaattctcctgactcagcctcctgagtagctgggattacaggcacacaccaccatgcccagctaattttttgtatttttagtagagacggggtttcaccatgttgaccaggatggtctcgatctcttgaccttgtgatccacccgcctcggcctcccaaagtgctgggattacaggcttgagccaccgcgcccggcagtcttattctttttaaagttgcATAATATCACATAATTCAGCTATAATCTCTCTCTTTATGTGTGTATGGTTTATATCaatgtaatatatgtatgtatatatattcgtgtgtgtgtatgtgtgctttgtcaaattttcctttaaaacattGTATATCTCTTAGTTTGCTATCTAGGAGAATACGTCTAGTCCCCTTGAGTCCCAATGCctagctttttctctttttctttttttatattttaaaatattttatagcgaaaaggtcttactatgtttcccaggctgatatcgaactcctgagctcaagtaatcctcctgccttggcctcctttaGTGCCAGGGTTACAAGcttgagccaacacacctgggcTTTTCTGCCTTCTCAGAATGTCCTTCTTGTTTCCTACAGCTTCTAGCCCTGCAAATTGTACATTGGTGTAGCTGAACACTGAACACTGTTCTAAAAATCATGGATAAAAATGCACataggggcctgtaatcccagcactttgcgaggctgaggtgggtggagtgcttgagctcaggagtttgagaccagcctgaccaacatatcGAAACCTTTTCtccactgaaaatagaaaaattagccaagcatggtgggtgggtgcctgtaatcccagctactatggaggctgaggcaagagaatcgcttgaacccaggaggtggagtttgcagtgagccaagatcatgccactgcacttcaacctggtgacagagcatgactccatttctttctttctttttttaaatttaagatggggtttcaccatattggtcaggctggtctcgaactcctgacctcaggtgatccgcccacctcagcctcccaaaatgctaggattacaggcgtgagccactgcgcccggctctccattttcaaaaaaaaaaaagaaaaaattagctgggagtgtgttggcacatgtctgtggttctagctattcaggaggctgaggtgggaggatcagttcagcctgggaggttgaggctgcagtgagccatgattgcgccactgcactgcaacctggttgatagagcaagaccctctctctctacaaaaaaaaaaaaaaaaaagtacatggaaCAGAGTAATTTGTTCTTCAAAAGAAAGCCTTACTGGGCACATTAGCGTGCACGTGTAGTTCTAACTACTTCGGAAGCTAGGACAAAAgatttgcttgaggccaggagtttaaatcTATCCAGACAGGCAAATGGCAAGTGAGACCATTCGTTCTTAGACCAGGCTATATATAGGGGAGCATTCCAGCCCTCAAGTTGCTGAACCCACTGAGAGACAGGCAGGAAAACCAGTTATTTCCACAGGACCAAGATTAGTGCCTGACAAATAGTAGATGTTTGttggtaaatattctttttttttttgtagatagcgtctctctctgtcacccaggcaggaatgcagttgcatgatcacagatcactgcaccctcaaccttttggcctcaagccatcctcccacctcagcctccaaagtagctgggaacaaaggcgcacaccaccacacttggctatttatttatttatttatttatttttattttttgtagagacaaagtctctctatattgcccaggctggtcttgaactcctgggctcaagtgatcctcccaccttggcctcccaaagtgttgggattataggcgtgagccaccacacccggccaaaaatgtttattttatgtacaaAGAACTATCATGGTTTTTCATGGTAGAGGTCTTGGATAATCCTTTGAAGATCATTTAGTCCAACTTAATGAAACCTATATCCTTCGCGTACTGACGGAAATACTGGCGGCACATATTGAGACCATATTTCCAGATCAAACCGTGCCGGTTTGAACAGACTCGACAAGAGCGAGAACCCTGGCCGAATTTTCCCGGGTGGCTCCAGTACAGATGCTGGTGACCCATCTTGCTCTCTGAAAGGCAACGATGTAAAAGGAAGGAGGCAGCAGATATTCTTGaatcaatacttttttttaaggtatggagtcttgctctgatgcccaggctggagtgcagtggcgtgatcatggctcattgcagcttcaacttccggggctcaagcaatcctcccacctgagcctctcaagtagctggaaccacatgtgcatcacatctggctaattatgtttatttattgtagagagagggtcttgttatgttggccaggccaggatcctgggctcaagtgatcctcccacctcagattcgaaaattgctgggattacaagcatgagccattatACCTGGTCTGAATGAATTTTATATAGctgaggaaaactgaggcccagagaagttaacaGGCTTGCCCATGTTCATAGAGCCAGCTGGTaagcaggtctttttttttttttttctgagaggaagtctcactcttgtcccccaggctagagtgcagtggtgctcttgagtcactgcaacctctatctcccaggttcaagcaattctcctgcctcagcctctcaaggagctggattacaggtgcatgccactacgcctggctaatttttgcaattttagcagagactggctttcaccatgttggccaggctggtcttgaacgcctgacatcaggtgatctatctgcctcggcctcccaaaatgctaggattacaggcgtgagccactgtgcaaggCCAGTTACGCAGGTCTTTCAGGCTCCTAACTTTGCTGAAATGCCTGCCAGTCGCTCCTTATGACTGGCTAAAACAGCCTTGTCATGGACCTTGGGTTCCCAAGTACTGGATATATCAACATTTCCAAACAAGAGGAAAATTCTCTAGGAATACTGAGTAACCATTCCTGGGCTGCTGGGATGGATAGAAGCTTGGTAGGTTTGTGagaaggaagaatcagtatttttGTAGGAACTGGAAGGAAGATTTATCCTGCCTGGTGACATCCtttctgacttcctctctttggAATATTGACTCTGTGGTTGAAGGCCTGGGAGGATTCAGGCTCAGCTTTTGAAATCTTCCCTACCACCCCTCCATGGTCCAAGCCACATCTGCGCTTCTTCAAGGCCTCAGCTTCAATTTCACTTCCTCCTGATTGCTGGCCTCCCCATACTCCTTTAGGAACCAGAAACCCACTACGAAACTCTCACTAACATAAAATAGCTTCTATAAATGgacttgtattatttatttatttatttatttttgagatggagtcttgctgtgtcaccgagggtggagtgcagtggcatgctctcagctgactgcaacctctgcctcctgggttcaagcaattctcccgtctcagcctcccaagtagatgggatcacaggtatggacctggctaatttttgtatttctagtagaaaggcagtttcaccatgttggctaggctggtcttgaacttcctgccgtggcttcccaaagtgttgggattacagtgtgagccactgcacccaacctatgGTGTTTTCTCAAAATTTGTTATTGTGATATCAtgcaaaaacttcaaaatatttatgtaggcaaattttgtttgtttggttggtttttttttttttttgagacagagtttcgctcttgttacccaggctggagtgcaatggcgtgatctgggctcaccgcaacctccgcctcctgggttcaggcaattctcctgactcagcctcctgagtagctaggattacaggcacgtgccaccatgcccagctaattttttgtatttttagtagagacggggtttcactatgttgaccgggatggtctcgatctcttgacctcgtgatccacccgcctcggcctcccaaactgctgggattacaggcttgagctaccatgcccggcttttttttttttttaaatatataatggtTCTGGGCTTCCTGTCCTGTTTAACATTTCTGCctcactggccaggtgtggtggctcatgcctgtaatcccagccctttgggaggccgaggtgggtggatcatgaggtcaagagatcaaaggccgggctccgtggctcaagcctgtaatcccagcactttgggaggccgaggcgggtggatcacgaggtcaagagatcgagaccgtcctggtcaacatggtgaaaccccgtctctactaaaaatacaaaaaataagctgggcgtggtggcgtgtgcctgtaatcccagctactcgggaggctgaggcaggagaattgcttgaacccaggaggcggaggttgcggtgagccgagatcgcgccattgcactccagcctgggtaacaagagcgaaactccgtctaaaaaaaataaataaataaataaataaagagatcaagaccatcctggccagtatggtgaaaccccatctctgccaaaagtacaaaaattagccaggtgtggtgatgtgctactgtattctcagctactctggagcctgaggccggagaatcgcttgaacccaggaagtggaggtggaTGTAAgtagagattacaccactgcactccagagggagttttgctcttattgcccaggcaggagtgcagtggcacaatctcggctcactgaaacctctgcctcccaggttcaagtgattctcctgccttagcctccccagtagctgcaattacaggcacgtgccaccacgcccggctaattttgtatttttagtagagatgggatttctccatgttggtcaggctggtctcaaactcctgacctcaggtgatatgcccgacttggcatcccaaagtgctgggattataggcgtgagccaccgtgcctggcctatgttactactctttaaaaactttttaagcaTGGAGGCCAGatgaaattaaatacattaaaaaaaaataagaaaaatagaactttcctgtaaatttttgttttgtaagtttTTATACCTTTAattcttctggaattttttttcttttcaagacaagtcttgctctatctcccaggctggagtgcagtggagctatcTCGATTCACACCAGCCtcgacttcccgggctcaagtgattctcccacctcagcctcccgagtagctgggaccacaggtgcatatcaccacactCTGGTCAGTTTTGTCAGAGTCTTGAtatattgcccagactgagtTTGAGctcctggtgtcaagtgatctgcccacctcggcctcccaaagtgttgggattacgggcatgagccactgccagcctcttctggaatttatttttgaatatggaATGGTTCCTTGCTTTAATTTAAAAgtcaagccgggcgcggtagctcaagcctgtaatcccagcactttgggaggccgaggcgggtggatcatgaggtcaagagatcgagaccatccaggtcaacatggtgaaaccccgtctctactaaaatacaaaaaattagctgggcatggtggcgcgtgcctgtaatcccagctactcaggaggctgaggcaggagaattgcctgaacccaggaggcggaggttgcggtgagccgagatcgcgccactgcactccagcctgggtaacaagagcgaaactccgtatcaaaaaaaaaaaaaaaaaaagtcaaaactagGATCATTTCTCAAATAAACTATTGCTTTGTCACTGAATTGATTTGTCacgtttgcttttgtttgttttagagacggggtttcttcaggttggttaggctggtcttgaactcccaacctcaggtgatccacctgcctcggcctccaaaaatactgggattacaggtgtgagccaccgcgcccagcctacgtTTGCTTTTTATTAGGTTGTACTTCTAGATTTTATCCCTGAGTAATCAACTATTTGTCCAGGCTAACATAGAAGCACTACGTTAAAATATAGTAACTTTGGAACGAGTTAAAATGTGGTTTTTCAGTAAGTAAAATGTAAGCGTCCCACTAGAAAGAGGAGTGATATTCATGGTTGAGGTTAAAGTTATCAGGAGACAAGGTAGGCAAAGGGGTAAAGTTTAAGGGTTTGTAGAAAAATGTTAGGTGTTGTTATTGCAAAATTGAACAAAGAACAAGAATCATGGGCTTGAAAGGCTGGACTTTTCCTTGAAACGACCATTCACAGTGTAGAACTGAAGGGCTAGCTGTGAGGCAGCCGAGCTAGCGCCTTATCCCCACAACGGGAGAGAAAGACGGGGACGGATAGCGGGAAAAAAATAAGTGCTGCGCCCAATAATTCAGGAGTCAGTCCACGTCGCAGAACTGAACTGAGGGAGAAGGGCTGGGAAGAAAAGGCCAGTAAGGAACGTAGGAACAGAGGAGTCTCTCGGGAGGAGGCTatggaggccggggcaggtgatGGGTCTCTGATGAAGGCGGCTTGCCGGGGATTCCCTATTTCGCAGTCTTCAGGGAGACGCAAAGAGGTAGGAGAGGCCACGCAACAGAGAAGCAGCCGGGTTGGCAGTGGGAGAGGAATAAGCACTACGGCCTCTCCCCACGCCCTGCCAG
This is a stretch of genomic DNA from Saimiri boliviensis isolate mSaiBol1 chromosome 9, mSaiBol1.pri, whole genome shotgun sequence. It encodes these proteins:
- the LOC120360837 gene encoding small ribosomal subunit protein uS14-like — its product is MGHQHLYWSHPGKFGQGSRSCRVCSNRHGLIWKYGLNMCRQYFRQYAKDIGFIKLD